A genomic region of Alistipes megaguti contains the following coding sequences:
- a CDS encoding N-6 DNA methylase codes for MYAIIPQQIPQDRRAEINEKILFAIDSGKDLVPKESIYNCYTGTGGLHNLRQSDFTSYHEYAEAKKEFEMGQFFTPHDICRSMVETLSPTSAEMVLDMCCGMGNFFNHLPNLHNAYGFDIDGKAVAVARYLYPEAHIEKCDIQLYNPEQRFDIIVGNPPFNLKFDYRLSQEFYMDKAYDVLNPAGILMVIVPLSFMQNEFWEKTRVAKINSNFSFIGQTRLEHSAFSTVGVQNFATKIMVFLRRSLHIEMQPYNAEEFVSMDELKKRIAEVRKMKHRLRLQLMRECNHIDKEELEQFEYRLAKYMYELKAHAVLNRHVEKAEALVSKFRNQKPPENATREQIKEWERKKLTTGKVLGIIRRYITSQNVVPRKEVALVKTSYGFKLKQYAPRLLDKVTHKAAGINDIILGRAELPMPETVTEKNMRQIRAARKLIRRKQRQYETQNLQFAEMREDAGLKEYLDRTTFINKDGEVCEFTDLQKHDLNLVLQKRYALLNWQQGSGKTAAVYHRAKYLLKFRKARNVIILAPAIATNMTWIPFLTVNKERFRTIQTAGDLDNVPEGTFLVVSTSMLGKLKKGLMRFVRRTCGKLCLVFDESDEITNPTSQRTRNVLCIFRRIRYKILDTGTTTRNNIAELYSQFELLYNNSVNMICWSPQVYHENRDHEIEEENNPDYGTPFPAFRGHVLFRACHCPGKATVFGIEKQNQDVYNKDELSELIGKTVITRKFRDFAGEKYRVRTHTVRPSEGEHEVYRVIIEEFCRICELYYNSTGDTKKDAGLRLMRQIKLLIKACSVPHLIEGYYGDEYPSKTRYIERLVRTIPGKVAIGCTTLAAFDLYESYIRAHFPDRPVFVVKGDVAFRKRQKIVTEFDSTINGILICTQQSLSSSVNIPTCNDVILESLQWNIPRMEQFYFRFIRLDSREMKNVHYVTYEDSVEQNLMALVLTKERLNEFIKTGEVKEQSEIFEEFDITMSVIDSLLVRTQDSEGKIHISWGSQRITE; via the coding sequence ATGTATGCCATCATACCTCAACAGATTCCTCAGGACAGGCGTGCCGAGATCAACGAGAAAATCCTTTTCGCCATAGACTCCGGCAAGGACCTCGTTCCGAAGGAAAGCATCTACAACTGCTACACGGGAACCGGAGGACTGCACAACCTCAGACAGTCGGATTTCACCAGCTACCATGAATACGCCGAGGCCAAGAAGGAATTCGAGATGGGACAGTTCTTCACCCCGCACGACATATGCCGGAGCATGGTGGAGACCCTTTCTCCGACATCGGCGGAAATGGTGCTTGACATGTGCTGCGGCATGGGCAACTTCTTCAACCATCTGCCCAACCTGCACAATGCCTACGGATTCGACATAGACGGCAAGGCGGTGGCCGTTGCCAGATACCTCTACCCGGAAGCTCATATCGAGAAATGCGACATACAGCTGTACAATCCCGAACAGCGCTTCGACATCATTGTCGGAAATCCGCCCTTCAACCTGAAATTTGATTACAGGCTGTCGCAGGAATTCTACATGGACAAGGCCTATGACGTGCTCAACCCTGCCGGAATCCTGATGGTCATCGTCCCTCTCTCCTTCATGCAGAACGAGTTCTGGGAAAAGACACGCGTGGCGAAAATCAACTCGAATTTCTCCTTCATCGGCCAGACCAGGCTGGAACATTCAGCCTTCTCTACGGTGGGCGTGCAGAATTTCGCAACAAAAATCATGGTATTCCTCCGCCGTTCCCTCCATATTGAAATGCAGCCCTACAACGCGGAAGAGTTTGTCAGCATGGATGAGCTGAAGAAACGCATAGCCGAAGTGCGGAAAATGAAACACCGGCTGCGCCTCCAGCTGATGCGGGAGTGCAACCATATAGACAAAGAAGAGCTGGAACAGTTCGAGTACAGGCTCGCCAAATACATGTACGAGCTGAAAGCCCATGCCGTGCTGAACAGGCATGTCGAAAAGGCGGAGGCGCTGGTGTCCAAATTCCGCAACCAGAAACCGCCGGAAAATGCCACCCGGGAACAGATAAAGGAATGGGAACGCAAGAAGCTGACCACCGGCAAGGTTCTCGGCATCATCCGCAGGTACATCACCTCGCAGAACGTGGTACCTCGCAAGGAAGTGGCACTGGTGAAGACATCCTACGGTTTCAAGCTGAAGCAATATGCCCCGCGTCTGCTTGACAAGGTCACGCACAAGGCCGCAGGCATCAACGACATCATACTCGGAAGGGCCGAACTCCCGATGCCGGAAACCGTCACGGAAAAGAACATGCGGCAGATCCGTGCCGCCAGAAAACTGATACGGCGCAAACAGAGGCAATACGAGACCCAGAATCTCCAGTTTGCGGAAATGCGGGAAGATGCCGGCCTGAAGGAATACCTGGACCGCACCACATTCATCAACAAGGACGGTGAAGTCTGCGAATTCACGGACTTGCAGAAACACGACCTGAACCTCGTGCTGCAGAAACGCTACGCCCTGCTGAACTGGCAGCAGGGTTCGGGCAAGACCGCCGCCGTCTATCACAGGGCGAAATACCTGCTCAAGTTCAGAAAGGCAAGGAACGTCATCATACTTGCCCCGGCCATTGCCACCAACATGACCTGGATACCGTTCCTTACCGTAAACAAGGAACGCTTCCGTACAATACAGACCGCCGGCGACCTCGACAACGTACCGGAAGGGACATTCCTTGTCGTCTCCACTTCCATGCTCGGCAAGCTGAAAAAAGGTCTGATGCGTTTCGTCAGACGCACTTGCGGGAAACTGTGCCTGGTCTTCGACGAGTCGGATGAAATCACCAATCCCACGTCACAGCGCACAAGGAACGTCCTGTGCATCTTCAGAAGAATCAGGTACAAGATCCTCGATACCGGAACAACCACCCGCAACAACATCGCGGAGCTGTACAGCCAGTTCGAGCTGCTCTACAACAACTCCGTAAACATGATATGCTGGAGCCCGCAGGTCTACCACGAGAACAGGGACCACGAAATAGAGGAAGAGAACAACCCGGATTACGGGACACCGTTTCCCGCCTTCAGGGGACACGTCCTCTTCCGCGCCTGTCACTGCCCGGGGAAAGCCACCGTTTTCGGCATCGAGAAACAGAACCAGGATGTCTACAACAAGGACGAGCTTTCCGAACTTATCGGCAAGACGGTCATCACCCGTAAATTCAGGGATTTTGCGGGAGAGAAATACCGGGTACGTACGCATACCGTCCGCCCCTCGGAAGGAGAACACGAGGTGTACCGTGTCATCATCGAGGAGTTCTGCCGCATCTGCGAGCTGTACTACAACAGCACGGGAGACACGAAAAAGGATGCGGGGCTGAGACTCATGAGGCAGATCAAGCTGCTTATCAAGGCCTGTTCGGTACCTCACCTGATAGAGGGATATTACGGCGACGAATATCCCTCCAAGACCCGCTATATCGAAAGGCTCGTGAGGACAATACCGGGCAAGGTGGCCATCGGGTGCACCACGCTGGCGGCCTTCGACCTCTATGAGAGCTATATTCGGGCACATTTCCCCGACAGACCGGTATTCGTGGTCAAGGGAGACGTGGCCTTCAGGAAACGTCAGAAAATCGTGACGGAGTTCGATTCCACCATCAACGGTATCCTGATATGCACGCAGCAGAGCCTGAGCAGCTCGGTGAACATACCTACCTGCAATGACGTGATACTGGAATCCCTGCAATGGAACATTCCACGTATGGAGCAGTTCTATTTCCGTTTCATCCGTCTGGACTCCAGAGAGATGAAGAACGTCCATTACGTCACCTATGAAGACTCGGTCGAACAGAACCTGATGGCCTTGGTGCTGACCAAGGAGCGTCTGAACGAGTTCATCAAGACGGGTGAGGTAAAGGAGCAGTCCGAGATCTTCGAGGAGTTCGACATCACGATGTCCGTCATAGACAGCCTGCTTGTCCGCACGCAGGACAGCGAAGGCAAGATACACATCAGCTGGGGAAGCCAGCGAATAACAGAATGA